A section of the Streptomyces sp. SLBN-118 genome encodes:
- a CDS encoding DUF4350 domain-containing protein: MTATSVSPTSMAPTKRQMWTRTRGLLLALVILVAAGIAMAALRSGDQHGRLDPRSADRYGSRAVAELLKDRGVSTRVVTTLDEAVTAAGPDTTLLVTVPDLLTESQQRTLRNAMTGSGARTVLLAAGPASLGTLASGVHSEAPAPVSARTPQCSLPAARSAGNADLGGARYSTETPGADRCYPSDGLPTLLRIDERGDGDTVLLGSPDILYNHRLDKHGNASLALQLLGSRSHLVWYLPSLGDTSAAQDGADGDTDSTFFDLIPSGWLWGTLQLAVAAGLAVIWRARSLGPLITERLPLAIRASESTEGRARLYRKVNARDRAAAALRSATRTRIAPTLGVPPADAHSPDALLPAVSAHLPTGERDLNGLLFGPAPADDTDLIYLADQLDALEREVRTS; encoded by the coding sequence ATGACGGCGACTTCCGTCAGCCCCACCTCCATGGCCCCGACGAAGCGTCAGATGTGGACCCGGACTCGCGGCCTGCTCCTCGCCCTTGTCATCCTTGTCGCAGCCGGGATCGCCATGGCCGCCCTGCGTTCCGGGGACCAGCACGGCCGCCTCGACCCTCGCTCCGCCGACCGCTACGGCAGCCGCGCCGTAGCCGAACTCCTCAAGGACCGCGGTGTCTCCACCCGCGTGGTCACGACCCTCGACGAGGCGGTCACGGCAGCCGGACCCGACACCACGCTGCTCGTCACCGTCCCCGACCTGCTGACGGAATCTCAGCAACGCACGCTTCGGAACGCGATGACCGGCTCCGGCGCGCGCACGGTTCTCCTCGCCGCCGGACCCGCGTCGCTCGGCACCCTGGCCTCCGGTGTCCACAGCGAAGCCCCGGCTCCCGTCTCGGCACGCACCCCCCAGTGCTCCCTCCCCGCTGCCCGCAGCGCGGGCAACGCCGACCTCGGCGGTGCGCGTTACTCCACCGAGACGCCCGGCGCCGACCGCTGTTACCCGAGCGACGGCCTGCCCACTCTTCTCCGGATCGACGAACGGGGCGACGGCGACACCGTCCTGCTCGGCTCTCCCGACATCCTCTACAACCACCGCCTGGACAAGCACGGCAACGCTTCCCTCGCCCTGCAACTCCTGGGCTCCCGCAGCCATCTGGTCTGGTACCTCCCTTCGCTCGGCGACACCTCCGCCGCACAAGACGGCGCTGACGGCGACACCGACAGCACGTTCTTCGACCTCATCCCCTCCGGCTGGCTCTGGGGGACACTCCAGCTCGCCGTCGCCGCAGGCCTGGCCGTGATCTGGCGCGCCCGTAGTCTCGGCCCGCTGATCACCGAACGGCTTCCTCTCGCCATCCGCGCCTCCGAGTCCACCGAGGGCCGCGCCCGCCTCTACCGCAAGGTGAACGCCCGTGACCGCGCGGCCGCAGCCCTGCGTTCGGCCACCCGTACTCGCATCGCGCCGACACTCGGCGTCCCCCCTGCGGACGCCCACTCCCCCGATGCCCTGCTCCCGGCTGTCTCGGCCCATCTCCCGACCGGCGAACGAGACCTCAACGGCCTGCTCTTCGGCCCGGCCCCGGCCGACGACACCGACCTCATTTACCTCGCTGACCAACTCGACGCCCTCGAAAGAGAGGTACGCACTTCATGA
- a CDS encoding DUF4129 domain-containing protein: MSTTGGVMTARQLIRASDDVPVDTPRIPAREAAERELSKPMYHENDPSLLQRALDRFWDWVGGIFDSASGATPGGPLGLLVVILLVIGLVTALWWRLGTPRRTPGSADSLFDSSPRSASEHRTAAEAHAAAGRWNQAVQERMRAMVRSLEERTLLDPRPGRTADEAAAEAGRSLPAQSDGLRSAAREFDDVTYGGRTADRQAYLRLRDLDLELERTKPQLSSAAQGAAE, translated from the coding sequence GTGTCCACCACGGGGGGCGTGATGACGGCGCGGCAACTGATCCGCGCAAGCGACGACGTACCGGTGGACACTCCCCGCATCCCCGCACGGGAGGCGGCGGAGCGGGAACTGTCCAAGCCGATGTACCACGAGAACGACCCGAGCCTGCTCCAGCGCGCCCTCGACCGCTTCTGGGACTGGGTCGGCGGCATATTCGACTCCGCGTCCGGCGCCACCCCCGGCGGCCCGCTCGGACTCCTCGTGGTCATCCTGCTCGTGATCGGCCTGGTCACTGCCCTCTGGTGGCGCCTCGGCACGCCCCGGCGCACCCCCGGCTCCGCAGACTCCCTCTTCGACAGCAGCCCACGCAGCGCATCCGAACACCGCACGGCTGCCGAGGCCCACGCCGCCGCCGGACGCTGGAACCAGGCCGTCCAGGAACGCATGCGGGCCATGGTCCGCTCCCTGGAGGAACGGACCCTCCTCGACCCGCGCCCCGGCCGCACCGCGGACGAGGCAGCCGCCGAGGCCGGGCGTTCCCTCCCCGCCCAGTCCGACGGACTCCGTTCCGCCGCCCGGGAGTTCGACGACGTCACATACGGCGGCCGGACCGCCGACCGGCAGGCATATCTGCGTCTGCGTGACCTCGACCTCGAGTTGGAACGCACAAAGCCCCAACTGAGCAGCGCGGCCCAGGGAGCAGCCGAATGA